A genomic segment from Halomonas sp. TA22 encodes:
- a CDS encoding high-potential iron-sulfur protein yields MANQSRRIFMRNSLLGLAALPLGAGIMSKNAFAETLPRLDPEAPEAQALNYVEEASEASDHPAYEEGETCDNCMFFQEANEGCQLFPQNSVEPDGWCQSWVAQG; encoded by the coding sequence ATGGCTAATCAGAGTCGTCGTATTTTCATGCGCAACAGCTTGCTGGGCCTTGCCGCTCTGCCGCTAGGCGCCGGCATCATGTCCAAGAACGCGTTTGCCGAAACCCTGCCACGCTTGGACCCTGAGGCTCCCGAAGCCCAGGCGCTCAACTATGTGGAAGAGGCCAGCGAAGCGAGCGATCATCCCGCTTACGAAGAGGGAGAAACATGCGACAACTGCATGTTCTTCCAGGAGGCCAACGAAGGCTGCCAGCTATTCCCACAGAACAGCGTCGAGCCGGATGGCTGGTGCCAGTCATGGGTCGCCCAAGGCTGA
- a CDS encoding CopD family protein translates to MPWIKILHIATLLFWCGALLYLPALLLSSARSYEPSSFNAEAPPIPRFLFTNIATPAALLAIFSGTLLFLVYRITGGWLVVKLGAVMGMVMCHALCGFLLVRLEQGKPRGVRMASWLVASFSSLMMLAVLVLVLSEPF, encoded by the coding sequence ATGCCATGGATCAAGATTTTGCATATCGCCACGCTGCTGTTCTGGTGTGGTGCCTTGCTATACCTACCGGCGCTGTTGCTATCCAGCGCAAGATCCTATGAGCCCTCGTCATTCAACGCCGAGGCGCCGCCGATCCCCCGCTTTCTGTTCACCAATATTGCTACGCCAGCCGCTCTTCTGGCGATCTTTTCGGGTACCTTGCTCTTCCTGGTCTATCGGATCACGGGAGGGTGGCTGGTCGTCAAGCTGGGGGCGGTAATGGGTATGGTTATGTGCCATGCCCTGTGTGGCTTCCTGCTGGTACGCCTGGAGCAGGGAAAGCCACGCGGCGTACGCATGGCGAGCTGGCTGGTGGCGTCATTCTCATCACTCATGATGCTGGCGGTATTGGTGCTGGTCTTGAGTGAGCCGTTTTGA
- a CDS encoding DUF2231 domain-containing protein — protein sequence MAQPQPRSIKSRAAIAGHPLHPTVVHFPIAALLLVVLTDLGYLITGDFFWARAGLWLTGVGALGGWVASLLGIIDLATVKDIRRLVIGWCHAIMAVMMLSLASLNWLWRYHEPSDLLPWGVTLTLLTAAMVALAGILGGTLVYDHAVGVELDD from the coding sequence ATGGCCCAACCCCAGCCCCGTTCGATCAAGAGCCGCGCCGCCATTGCCGGCCACCCGCTTCATCCGACCGTCGTTCACTTTCCGATCGCCGCCCTGCTGCTGGTGGTCCTGACCGATCTCGGCTACCTGATCACCGGGGATTTCTTCTGGGCCCGAGCCGGCCTTTGGCTGACGGGTGTCGGCGCGCTCGGCGGCTGGGTAGCCAGCCTGCTCGGGATCATCGATCTGGCCACGGTGAAAGACATACGCCGTCTGGTCATTGGCTGGTGCCACGCCATCATGGCCGTCATGATGCTGTCGCTGGCGTCGCTCAACTGGCTGTGGCGCTACCATGAGCCCAGCGACCTTCTGCCTTGGGGCGTGACGCTGACCCTGCTCACGGCGGCGATGGTCGCCCTGGCCGGCATTCTCGGCGGCACGCTCGTCTACGACCATGCCGTGGGAGTGGAGCTCGACGACTAG
- the coxB gene encoding cytochrome c oxidase subunit II: MGHGRVLCEWLIDFLTSIQRAGCVAVNHRGGVGRLALVSLAVSILAGCSGEYSILDPAGPAARDQFWVWWAMFAVSMVVSVVIFALWIFTFLKKSHPQRTPREERRIALRWILGGGVALPLVSIIALLTFGVPTGKRMLPLPLPDGETAEVIEVIGHQWWWEIRYPGAEGETVVTANHLVMPAGEPVDFHLTSNDVIHAFWIPRLGGKIDMVPARDNYIRLEADYPGIFSGQCAEFCGAQHTTMQLFVEAMERDEYEAWLAARQSPPQQQERHDEAREAFVEHCAGCHRVAGLPHDIQASGPVYRGIEGPDLSDIGSRATLGAGRLAMEEGAIAYWLEHHQLLKPGNRMPAHNHIDTETLQSIGSWLETLTP; encoded by the coding sequence TTGGGCCATGGTCGCGTCCTCTGCGAATGGTTGATCGACTTCCTGACTAGCATTCAACGCGCCGGATGCGTTGCGGTCAACCATCGAGGTGGTGTCGGGCGTCTCGCCCTGGTAAGCCTTGCGGTATCGATATTGGCCGGTTGCAGTGGCGAGTATTCGATTCTCGATCCCGCCGGTCCGGCGGCTCGCGACCAGTTCTGGGTATGGTGGGCGATGTTCGCGGTCAGCATGGTCGTCTCCGTCGTCATCTTTGCGCTGTGGATATTCACCTTTCTCAAGAAGTCGCACCCGCAGCGCACGCCCCGCGAGGAGCGCCGCATCGCCTTGCGCTGGATACTGGGCGGTGGCGTGGCGCTGCCGCTGGTGAGCATCATCGCACTGCTTACCTTCGGTGTGCCCACCGGCAAGCGGATGCTGCCGCTACCCTTGCCGGATGGTGAGACGGCGGAAGTGATCGAAGTGATTGGCCATCAGTGGTGGTGGGAGATTCGCTATCCCGGTGCCGAGGGCGAGACGGTGGTCACCGCCAACCATCTTGTCATGCCGGCGGGGGAACCGGTCGATTTCCATCTCACCAGCAACGATGTGATTCATGCCTTTTGGATTCCGCGCCTGGGCGGCAAAATCGACATGGTGCCGGCACGCGACAACTATATCCGCCTGGAGGCGGACTACCCGGGTATCTTCTCGGGGCAGTGCGCGGAATTCTGCGGTGCCCAGCACACCACTATGCAACTATTCGTCGAAGCGATGGAGCGCGACGAGTACGAGGCCTGGCTGGCTGCTCGGCAATCCCCTCCACAGCAGCAGGAGAGGCATGATGAAGCGCGCGAGGCATTCGTCGAGCACTGTGCGGGATGCCATCGGGTCGCAGGTCTGCCCCATGACATCCAGGCCAGCGGTCCCGTCTACCGCGGCATCGAGGGCCCCGATCTGAGCGACATCGGCTCGCGGGCGACGCTGGGTGCCGGCCGCCTGGCCATGGAGGAGGGGGCCATCGCCTACTGGCTCGAGCATCACCAGCTGCTCAAGCCAGGCAATCGCATGCCCGCGCACAATCATATTGATACCGAAACACTGCAGAGCATCGGTAGCTGGCTGGAGACCTTGACCCCATGA
- the ctaD gene encoding cytochrome c oxidase subunit I, whose translation MSDTANASDAQDPQRLHEGLNEVWDNPRGLRALTIVNHSTVGMRFMVTGFVYFLIGGVLAMLIRAQLAFPDQDFMSHETYNQVFTMHGTVMMFLFAIPILEGLAIYMIPKMIGARDLVCPRLTAFGYWCYLLGGIILTSSLILEMAPASGWFMYTPLSSGEYSPGLGSDFWLLGITFVEISALSAGVELVVSILRTRANGMALHKMPLFAWYILAMALMIVVGFPPLILGSILLELERAVGMPFFEVSGGGDPILWAHLFWLFGHPEVYIIFLPGAGIVSTLIPVFARRPIVGYGWAVAAVIIMGFVSFGLWVHHMFTVGIPQLALAFFSAASMLVAIPTGIQLFVWLSTLWLGRPVMKLPMLWIMGFLVIFVLGGLTGVMLALVPFDWQVHDTHFVVAHMHYVLVGGMLFPLLGGFYYWLPLFSGRMPSERIGKWGFWLIFIGFNVTFLMMHLTGLLGMRRRVYTYEAGVGWDLLNLISSVGGFMMAGGVALLLVDLALHFRFGKKAPDNPWGADTLEWSVSKPPNLYNFASLPRVETRHPLWEQAELMHTIPEGRHDLATYRHGRRETLGCEPLTGKVREIIHLPGNSWLPLLASLALAVVCVSLLTRVYWLAGIATLVAIAFLLRWSWVNGAHPKIAPDDWTRPGDPPLHSRTMQGPGTWCMSIALLANGSIFMSLLFGWFYLWTVAPEWRMPETSPLSMPMLALAGVAATAGSLWLEKLVRGLRRRDDSGLAMGMFGTTLLGGVQLALLGGVIWQAGLTPTATAHDAVLLVALLYVIIHASLGTVLTLLQGLRVGYGYVSAQVPYEPAIVAILWRYNAVVYWVLFISISVMPTLWGGA comes from the coding sequence ATGAGCGACACCGCGAACGCATCCGACGCGCAGGATCCGCAACGTCTCCACGAAGGCTTGAACGAGGTCTGGGACAATCCGCGCGGCCTGAGGGCGCTAACGATCGTCAACCACAGTACCGTGGGCATGCGGTTCATGGTCACCGGCTTCGTGTATTTCCTGATCGGCGGTGTGCTGGCGATGCTGATCCGTGCACAGCTGGCCTTCCCCGACCAGGACTTCATGTCGCATGAGACCTACAACCAGGTCTTCACCATGCATGGCACGGTGATGATGTTCCTGTTTGCGATCCCGATTCTCGAAGGCTTGGCGATCTACATGATCCCCAAGATGATCGGGGCGCGCGACCTGGTCTGCCCCAGGCTGACAGCATTCGGCTACTGGTGCTATCTGCTCGGCGGGATCATCTTGACCTCGAGCTTGATACTCGAGATGGCACCGGCCAGTGGCTGGTTCATGTACACCCCGCTCTCCAGTGGCGAGTACTCTCCCGGGCTGGGCTCCGATTTCTGGCTGCTGGGTATCACCTTCGTCGAGATCTCGGCGCTGTCAGCTGGGGTCGAGCTGGTGGTGTCGATCCTGCGTACCCGGGCCAACGGCATGGCGCTGCACAAGATGCCGCTGTTCGCCTGGTACATTCTGGCCATGGCGCTGATGATCGTGGTCGGTTTTCCGCCGCTGATTCTCGGCAGTATCCTGCTCGAGCTCGAGCGGGCCGTCGGCATGCCCTTCTTCGAGGTCTCGGGCGGGGGGGATCCGATTCTCTGGGCGCATCTGTTTTGGCTGTTCGGCCACCCCGAGGTCTATATCATCTTTCTGCCCGGTGCGGGTATCGTCTCGACCCTGATTCCGGTCTTCGCCCGCCGCCCCATCGTCGGCTACGGCTGGGCAGTCGCTGCCGTCATCATCATGGGGTTCGTCAGCTTCGGGCTCTGGGTGCACCACATGTTCACGGTGGGCATCCCGCAGCTGGCGCTAGCCTTCTTCTCGGCCGCCAGCATGCTGGTAGCGATACCGACAGGGATTCAGCTCTTCGTCTGGCTGAGCACCTTGTGGCTTGGGCGGCCGGTGATGAAGTTGCCGATGCTATGGATTATGGGGTTTCTGGTGATCTTCGTGCTGGGCGGTCTCACCGGGGTGATGTTGGCACTGGTGCCCTTCGACTGGCAGGTGCATGACACCCACTTCGTGGTGGCGCACATGCACTATGTGCTGGTGGGCGGCATGCTGTTCCCACTGCTGGGTGGCTTCTACTACTGGTTGCCGCTGTTCTCCGGTCGCATGCCCTCCGAGCGTATCGGCAAGTGGGGCTTCTGGCTGATTTTCATCGGCTTCAATGTCACCTTCCTGATGATGCACCTGACCGGCCTGCTTGGCATGCGTCGACGCGTCTATACCTATGAAGCCGGAGTCGGCTGGGATCTGCTGAACCTGATCTCCTCGGTGGGAGGCTTCATGATGGCAGGGGGGGTCGCGCTCCTGCTGGTCGATCTCGCCCTGCACTTCCGTTTCGGTAAGAAGGCGCCGGACAACCCTTGGGGTGCCGATACGCTGGAGTGGTCCGTCTCCAAGCCGCCCAATCTCTATAACTTCGCCAGCCTGCCGCGTGTCGAAACCCGGCACCCGCTGTGGGAGCAAGCGGAGCTGATGCATACCATCCCCGAGGGACGCCACGATCTTGCCACCTACAGGCACGGACGGCGTGAAACCCTCGGCTGCGAACCGTTGACCGGCAAGGTGCGCGAGATCATTCACCTGCCGGGCAACTCCTGGCTGCCGCTGCTGGCCTCCTTGGCGCTTGCGGTGGTCTGTGTCAGCCTGCTGACGCGGGTATACTGGCTGGCCGGCATCGCCACGCTGGTGGCGATAGCCTTCTTGCTGCGCTGGTCTTGGGTGAATGGCGCTCATCCCAAGATCGCACCGGACGACTGGACTCGGCCGGGTGACCCGCCGCTGCACTCCCGGACCATGCAGGGACCCGGCACCTGGTGCATGTCGATCGCGCTGCTAGCCAATGGCTCCATCTTCATGTCGCTGCTGTTTGGCTGGTTCTACCTGTGGACGGTCGCGCCCGAGTGGCGCATGCCGGAAACGTCACCGCTTTCAATGCCGATGTTGGCGCTCGCTGGGGTGGCGGCAACCGCCGGCTCGCTATGGCTCGAGAAGCTCGTGCGCGGCCTGCGCCGGCGCGACGATAGTGGGCTTGCGATGGGCATGTTCGGTACTACCCTGCTTGGGGGCGTACAACTGGCGTTGCTGGGTGGCGTCATCTGGCAGGCGGGGCTGACACCTACCGCGACGGCGCACGACGCGGTGCTGCTGGTCGCGCTGCTCTACGTGATCATCCACGCCTCGCTGGGCACCGTGCTGACCCTGCTGCAGGGGCTGCGGGTGGGCTACGGCTACGTCAGTGCTCAGGTGCCCTATGAGCCAGCCATCGTGGCCATCCTGTGGCGCTACAATGCCGTCGTCTACTGGGTCCTCTTCATCTCCATTTCCGTCATGCCAACGCTCTGGGGAGGTGCCTGA
- a CDS encoding Lrp/AsnC family transcriptional regulator: MQNAVILINTDKGQVKVVAERLADVEGISEVYSTCGRYDLVAIARTRDFESLAELVTERLNRVEGIRDTETLNALQVHSRHDLETMFSVGW, from the coding sequence ATGCAGAATGCCGTCATCCTGATTAACACCGACAAGGGCCAGGTCAAGGTCGTGGCCGAACGCCTGGCTGATGTCGAGGGGATCAGCGAAGTCTACTCCACCTGCGGTCGCTATGACCTGGTGGCCATTGCGCGCACCCGCGATTTCGAAAGCCTTGCCGAGCTCGTCACCGAGCGACTCAATCGGGTCGAGGGCATTCGTGATACCGAAACCCTCAATGCCTTGCAGGTGCACTCCCGCCACGACCTGGAGACGATGTTCTCCGTCGGCTGGTAG
- a CDS encoding DNA/RNA non-specific endonuclease — translation MKKRIAVWRRQVRSIGISLIFVMVGSGLWYSQERDYRDQLSWMGVPIWHELSPTNFHRVLRNEGFLVGWSDVRVNPLWVSYRLHAVEEPRAGSRPDFRRDWRTLWPIATDSYFGSGYDRGHLAPNYAIAVVHGREAQHQTFLMSNISPQRPELNRRLWQRLEEVVIDRFVPRFGVVQVITGPVFPERFMDNVFNRVGLVEIPEAFYKIIVVPTEQPMALAFIMPQEVRGDEPLDRYLVSIDEIEARTGLNFFPNLPDAAAHRLESQVRIEGWALDEVARLPARFD, via the coding sequence ATGAAAAAGCGGATTGCGGTATGGCGCAGGCAGGTGCGCAGCATAGGCATCAGTCTGATATTCGTCATGGTGGGGAGCGGTCTTTGGTATAGTCAGGAGCGCGACTATCGCGACCAGCTCAGTTGGATGGGCGTGCCGATCTGGCATGAACTTTCACCTACCAATTTTCACCGCGTACTGCGTAACGAGGGTTTTCTGGTTGGCTGGTCGGACGTTCGGGTCAATCCGCTATGGGTCAGCTATCGTCTACATGCGGTAGAGGAGCCGCGGGCTGGATCGCGACCCGACTTCCGGCGCGACTGGCGTACGCTCTGGCCTATCGCCACGGACAGCTATTTCGGCAGTGGCTACGACCGCGGGCACCTGGCCCCCAACTATGCCATTGCCGTGGTGCATGGCCGCGAAGCGCAGCATCAGACCTTCCTGATGAGCAATATCTCCCCCCAGCGCCCGGAACTCAATCGCCGCCTCTGGCAACGTCTCGAGGAGGTGGTGATCGACCGTTTCGTGCCGCGCTTCGGTGTCGTGCAGGTGATCACCGGCCCGGTGTTTCCCGAACGTTTCATGGACAATGTCTTCAATCGGGTGGGGCTGGTCGAGATTCCCGAGGCCTTCTACAAGATCATCGTGGTGCCGACGGAGCAGCCCATGGCGCTGGCCTTCATCATGCCCCAGGAGGTGCGGGGCGACGAGCCGCTGGATCGCTACCTGGTGAGTATCGATGAGATCGAGGCGCGTACCGGCCTCAATTTCTTTCCCAACCTGCCGGACGCGGCGGCACACCGCCTGGAGAGCCAGGTACGCATCGAAGGCTGGGCGCTTGATGAGGTGGCAAGGCTTCCCGCGCGCTTCGATTGA
- the rnr gene encoding ribonuclease R, whose product MNHWTLSDDPHAEREAHKYDNPVPSREYLLARLEEYGKPITHENMSRMLGLEEEDQLEAVRRRLAAMERDGQVLRDRRGAYALIDKLDLIKGKVLGHRDGFGFLIRDDGKKPDLVLPPRQMRRVFHGDHVLARISGRDRRGRDEATIADVIARNTQTIVGVYRQNSSEFGVLIPENARIAQEVIIPHSASAGAKDGQIISARIVQQPETRVQPVGEVIEVLGERMDPGMEIDIAIRSHDIPAEFPPDVLDQTAGISAEVLEEDKAHRIDLRDVPLVTIDGEDAKDFDDAVCAWKTKSGSWKLLVAIADVSHYVRPSTPLDQEAHTRGNSVYFPGQVVPMLPELLSNGLCSLNPNVDRLALVCEMNISQTGAISRYRYYEAVFRSHARLTYNKVGTMLDAPDSPEGKVLCEEYRELLPSLHSLHELYKLLRQSRTERGAIDFETTETAIIFNDERKIETIVPRTRNDAHKIIEECMLAANVATARFLDKHDLPALYRIHQPPSPERLDKLRLFLNELGLSLGGGDEPTPQDYQALREVIKDRPDADIIQTVMLRSMNRAVYSPQNEGHFGLAYPAYAHFTSPIRRYPDLLVHRAIRSVIRGPRQTGTVLRAEGAPVDPPSKWCPYTFEQMLELGEHCSMTERRADDATRDVEDWLKCEFMSDKVGDVFDGTIASVTQFGIFVLLDEIYVEGLVHVTSLPSDYYHYEPEKHRLKGERSGVGYRLGDGVTVRVARVDLDDRKIDFDLVDDMPRPKRTARRRKPGADAEAADAPADKPAKGGRKARDGGDAKGPRRGPRRPRGGKR is encoded by the coding sequence ATGAATCATTGGACGCTTAGCGACGACCCTCACGCGGAACGTGAAGCTCACAAATATGACAATCCGGTACCCAGTCGCGAGTATCTTCTGGCGCGACTGGAAGAGTATGGCAAGCCCATCACCCACGAGAACATGAGCCGCATGCTCGGCCTCGAGGAGGAGGACCAGCTCGAGGCGGTGCGCCGTCGTCTGGCAGCCATGGAGCGCGATGGGCAGGTGCTGCGCGATCGGCGTGGCGCCTATGCGCTGATCGACAAGCTTGACCTAATCAAGGGCAAGGTGCTCGGCCACCGCGATGGCTTCGGTTTCCTGATCCGCGACGATGGCAAGAAGCCCGACCTGGTACTGCCGCCGCGCCAGATGCGTCGTGTCTTCCATGGCGATCATGTGTTGGCCCGGATCAGCGGTCGTGACCGCCGCGGACGCGACGAGGCGACCATTGCCGACGTCATCGCCCGCAATACCCAGACCATCGTCGGCGTCTACCGTCAGAACAGCAGCGAGTTCGGCGTGCTGATTCCAGAGAATGCCCGCATCGCTCAGGAAGTGATCATTCCGCATAGCGCAAGTGCGGGTGCCAAGGATGGTCAGATCATTTCGGCACGCATCGTCCAGCAGCCCGAGACTCGGGTGCAGCCGGTGGGCGAGGTGATCGAGGTGCTGGGCGAGCGCATGGATCCGGGGATGGAAATCGACATCGCTATCCGCAGCCATGATATCCCGGCTGAGTTCCCACCCGATGTGCTCGATCAGACCGCTGGCATCTCGGCCGAAGTGCTCGAGGAGGACAAGGCGCATCGCATCGACCTGCGCGACGTGCCGCTGGTCACCATCGATGGCGAGGATGCCAAGGACTTCGACGATGCCGTCTGTGCCTGGAAGACCAAGTCGGGAAGCTGGAAGCTGCTGGTGGCGATCGCCGACGTGTCGCACTACGTGCGACCGAGTACGCCGCTTGACCAGGAGGCGCATACCCGAGGCAATTCGGTCTACTTCCCAGGCCAGGTCGTGCCGATGTTGCCAGAGCTGCTCTCCAATGGCCTCTGCTCGCTGAACCCCAATGTCGACCGGCTGGCGCTGGTGTGCGAGATGAACATCTCACAGACCGGTGCGATCAGCCGTTACCGCTACTATGAGGCGGTGTTCCGCTCCCATGCGCGGCTGACCTATAACAAGGTCGGCACCATGCTCGATGCGCCCGATTCTCCCGAAGGCAAGGTGCTTTGCGAGGAGTACCGCGAACTGCTCCCCTCGCTGCACAGCCTGCACGAGCTCTACAAGCTGCTGCGGCAGTCGCGCACCGAACGTGGCGCGATCGATTTCGAGACCACCGAGACGGCAATCATCTTCAACGATGAACGCAAGATCGAGACCATCGTGCCGCGTACGCGCAACGATGCCCATAAGATCATCGAGGAGTGCATGCTGGCGGCCAACGTGGCCACGGCGCGCTTCCTCGACAAGCATGACCTTCCAGCACTCTATCGTATCCACCAGCCGCCCTCGCCGGAGCGTCTGGACAAGCTGCGGCTGTTCCTCAATGAACTGGGTCTGTCGCTGGGCGGGGGAGATGAACCCACACCCCAGGACTACCAGGCGCTGCGCGAGGTGATCAAGGATCGCCCCGACGCCGACATCATCCAGACAGTGATGCTGCGTTCGATGAATCGAGCCGTCTACTCGCCGCAGAATGAAGGGCATTTCGGCCTGGCCTATCCGGCCTACGCGCACTTCACTTCACCGATCCGCCGCTATCCCGATCTGCTGGTACACCGCGCGATCCGCTCGGTGATTCGCGGACCGCGCCAGACTGGCACGGTGCTGCGTGCCGAGGGGGCGCCGGTGGATCCGCCCAGCAAGTGGTGTCCCTACACCTTCGAGCAGATGCTCGAGCTCGGCGAGCACTGCTCGATGACCGAGCGACGTGCCGACGATGCGACTCGCGATGTCGAGGATTGGCTCAAGTGCGAGTTCATGTCCGACAAGGTCGGCGACGTCTTCGACGGCACCATCGCCTCGGTGACCCAGTTCGGCATCTTCGTGTTGCTCGATGAAATCTACGTCGAGGGGCTGGTCCACGTCACCTCGCTGCCTTCCGACTACTACCACTACGAGCCGGAGAAACACCGTCTCAAGGGTGAACGTTCCGGCGTCGGCTACCGCCTTGGCGATGGCGTCACGGTGCGTGTGGCGCGAGTCGATCTCGACGACCGCAAGATCGACTTCGATCTGGTCGATGACATGCCAAGGCCCAAGCGTACGGCGCGTCGGCGCAAGCCCGGAGCCGATGCCGAGGCGGCAGACGCGCCGGCGGACAAGCCTGCCAAGGGCGGACGTAAGGCCCGCGATGGCGGCGATGCCAAGGGGCCGCGACGCGGACCGCGCCGGCCACGTGGTGGCAAGCGTTGA
- the rlmB gene encoding 23S rRNA (guanosine(2251)-2'-O)-methyltransferase RlmB, with product MKRRPARRGPQAPGGLDAMYGVHAVHAMLERGEAPKEVWVQEGSAASRLAELIDTARRMGARIATHPREALDGLTQGAAHQGVVAFCPPLAFDSEESLWLQLGAWPRPEPPLLLILDGVTDVHNFGACLRSADAAGVHGVIVPKDKAAPLNATVRKVACGAAESVPVYQVTNLARAMARLKALGVWITGTAGEAEASLFDADFSGAMALVMGAEGKGMRRLTREACDGLVKLPMAGQVSSLNVSVATGICLFEAVRQRQLAST from the coding sequence ATGAAGCGACGTCCCGCGCGCCGGGGGCCTCAGGCGCCCGGCGGTCTCGATGCCATGTATGGCGTGCATGCAGTGCACGCCATGCTCGAGCGTGGCGAGGCGCCAAAGGAAGTCTGGGTGCAGGAGGGGAGCGCCGCGTCGCGCCTCGCCGAGCTGATCGACACTGCTCGTCGGATGGGGGCGAGAATCGCCACCCATCCGCGTGAAGCGCTCGACGGACTCACGCAGGGGGCGGCGCACCAGGGGGTCGTCGCCTTCTGCCCACCGCTGGCCTTCGACAGCGAAGAGTCGCTGTGGCTGCAGCTGGGTGCCTGGCCTCGGCCCGAGCCGCCGTTGCTGCTGATTCTCGATGGCGTCACCGACGTGCACAATTTCGGCGCCTGCCTGCGCAGTGCCGATGCCGCGGGTGTGCATGGCGTGATTGTACCCAAGGACAAGGCGGCACCGCTGAACGCCACGGTACGCAAGGTGGCGTGTGGTGCTGCCGAGTCGGTGCCGGTCTACCAGGTCACCAACCTGGCCCGAGCCATGGCGCGTCTCAAGGCGCTCGGGGTGTGGATCACCGGCACGGCCGGCGAGGCCGAGGCGAGCCTTTTCGATGCTGACTTCAGCGGTGCCATGGCGCTGGTGATGGGAGCCGAAGGCAAGGGCATGCGCCGCCTGACCCGCGAGGCCTGCGACGGTCTGGTCAAGCTGCCCATGGCCGGTCAGGTATCGAGCCTCAATGTATCGGTGGCCACCGGCATCTGCCTATTCGAGGCGGTGCGGCAGCGCCAGCTTGCAAGCACCTGA
- the rpsF gene encoding 30S ribosomal protein S6 produces the protein MRHYEIVFMVHPDQSEQVPAMVERYTTLVTESGGTVHRLEDWGRRHLAYPINKIHKAHYVMMNVECSGETLEEIETIFRFNDAIIRSLVVRCKEAITEASPMMKPAEEKRPRREDRPRERNENEEEETAEAN, from the coding sequence ATGCGTCATTACGAAATCGTGTTCATGGTCCATCCGGACCAGAGCGAACAGGTTCCGGCGATGGTCGAGCGTTACACCACTCTCGTTACCGAGAGCGGCGGTACCGTGCATCGCCTGGAAGATTGGGGCCGCCGTCACCTGGCCTACCCGATCAACAAGATTCACAAGGCTCATTACGTGATGATGAACGTCGAGTGCAGCGGCGAGACTCTCGAAGAGATCGAGACGATCTTCCGCTTCAACGACGCCATCATTCGTAGCCTGGTCGTGCGTTGCAAGGAGGCCATCACCGAGGCTTCCCCGATGATGAAGCCAGCGGAAGAGAAGCGTCCGCGCCGCGAGGACCGTCCTCGTGAGCGTAACGAGAACGAAGAAGAAGAAACCGCTGAAGCCAACTGA
- the rpsR gene encoding 30S ribosomal protein S18, translating to MARFFRRRKFCRFTAEGVKQIDYKDIDTLKAYITETGKIVPSRITGTKARYQRQLSSAIKRARYLALLPYTDSHQ from the coding sequence ATGGCACGTTTTTTCCGTCGCCGTAAATTCTGCCGTTTCACCGCTGAAGGCGTGAAGCAGATCGATTACAAGGATATCGATACGCTCAAGGCCTACATCACCGAAACCGGCAAGATCGTTCCGAGCCGTATTACCGGAACCAAGGCCCGCTACCAGCGTCAGCTCTCATCCGCCATCAAGCGGGCTCGCTACCTGGCGCTGTTGCCGTACACCGATAGCCACCAGTAA
- the rplI gene encoding 50S ribosomal protein L9, which yields MEVILLDKIGKLGGLGDKVTVKPGYGRNYLVPYGLAVPATQDNVQAFEAQRAELEAQAADRKSEAEARAAQLSEIELSLVSKAGDEGKLFGSIGARDLAEAIASAGIDIAKSEVRMPEGPIRQTGEYDIALQLHAEVSASVRVVVVAE from the coding sequence ATGGAAGTCATTCTGCTCGACAAGATTGGCAAGCTGGGTGGTCTGGGTGACAAGGTCACCGTAAAGCCCGGTTATGGTCGCAACTACCTGGTGCCCTACGGCCTGGCCGTGCCGGCAACCCAGGACAACGTGCAGGCCTTCGAAGCGCAACGTGCCGAACTCGAAGCGCAGGCCGCCGACCGCAAGTCCGAGGCCGAGGCACGTGCCGCGCAGCTCAGCGAGATCGAGCTGTCGCTGGTCTCCAAGGCCGGTGACGAAGGCAAGCTGTTCGGCTCCATCGGTGCCCGCGACCTGGCAGAAGCGATCGCTTCCGCTGGAATCGACATCGCCAAGAGCGAAGTGCGCATGCCGGAAGGTCCGATTCGCCAGACCGGTGAGTATGACATCGCGCTGCAGCTGCATGCCGAAGTCAGTGCCAGCGTTCGCGTGGTGGTCGTGGCCGAGTAA